A DNA window from Luteibaculum oceani contains the following coding sequences:
- the typA gene encoding translational GTPase TypA, translating into MKLKNIAIIAHVDHGKTTLVDRLIEAGQIFRDNQDRQDLLLDNNELERERGITIVSKNVSVRYKDTKINIIDTPGHADFGGEVERVLNMADGVLLLVDAFEGPMPQTRFVLQKALEIGLKPIVVVNKVDKPNCEPELAYEKVFDLMFHLGATEDQLDFKVIYGSAKNGWMGPDYNTPTDSIIPLLDMIVEEIPSPKLDEGNTQLLITSLDYSSFVGRIAIGRLRRGTLKEGQPIILSKRDGKQVKSRIKELFVFEGLERAKVSEVEKGDICAIVGVEGFEIGDSICDAENPEPLPPTAIDEPTMSMLFTINDSPFFGKEGKFVTSRHVKERLTKELEKNLALRVQETDKADSFMVFGRGVLHLSVLIETMRREGYELQVGQPQVIIKEVDGVKSEPVEELTVDIPENVSGKAVEAVTLRKGELSSMTPKGDRMLLEFTIPSRGIIGLRNYLLTVSAGEVIMAHRFKGFEPYKGEIPGRQNGSLISMETGTALPYSLNKLQDRGKFFVDPGEEIYMGQVVGENSKAGDMVVNLTKGKQLNNMRSSGADEKNRIAPAIKFSLEEALEYIQADEYVELTPSSLRLRKILLQEHERKRAANPALAK; encoded by the coding sequence TTGAAGTTAAAGAACATTGCCATTATTGCCCACGTAGACCACGGTAAAACTACCTTGGTGGATCGTTTAATCGAGGCAGGTCAAATTTTTCGTGATAACCAAGATCGTCAAGACCTATTACTCGACAACAACGAATTGGAGCGCGAAAGAGGAATTACCATCGTTTCTAAGAACGTTTCGGTAAGGTACAAAGACACAAAAATTAATATCATCGATACCCCTGGTCACGCCGACTTTGGTGGTGAGGTAGAGCGTGTATTGAACATGGCTGATGGTGTTCTTTTATTGGTAGATGCCTTTGAAGGGCCTATGCCACAAACGCGTTTTGTACTGCAGAAAGCACTAGAAATTGGACTTAAGCCAATTGTAGTTGTAAATAAAGTTGATAAGCCGAACTGTGAGCCAGAATTGGCATACGAAAAGGTATTTGATTTGATGTTCCACCTTGGAGCAACTGAAGATCAGTTAGATTTTAAAGTAATCTACGGTTCAGCCAAAAATGGCTGGATGGGACCTGATTACAACACTCCAACCGATTCTATTATCCCATTGTTGGATATGATCGTGGAGGAAATTCCTTCTCCAAAACTAGACGAAGGAAATACACAGCTTTTAATTACCTCTTTGGATTATAGTTCTTTCGTAGGAAGAATTGCTATCGGACGTTTACGTCGTGGTACACTTAAGGAAGGGCAGCCTATTATCCTTTCTAAAAGAGATGGAAAGCAGGTAAAATCTAGAATTAAAGAGCTTTTTGTTTTCGAAGGATTGGAAAGAGCAAAGGTTAGCGAGGTTGAAAAAGGAGATATCTGTGCCATTGTAGGTGTAGAAGGATTTGAAATTGGAGACAGTATCTGTGATGCTGAAAATCCAGAGCCACTTCCACCAACGGCAATCGACGAGCCAACTATGAGCATGCTTTTTACCATTAACGATTCTCCGTTTTTTGGTAAAGAAGGAAAGTTTGTTACCTCTAGACACGTAAAAGAGCGTTTAACCAAGGAGTTAGAAAAGAACCTGGCACTTAGAGTTCAAGAAACTGATAAGGCAGATTCTTTTATGGTATTCGGTCGTGGTGTACTTCACCTTTCGGTTTTAATTGAAACCATGCGTAGAGAAGGCTACGAATTACAAGTTGGGCAGCCACAGGTAATTATTAAAGAGGTAGACGGTGTTAAAAGTGAGCCAGTAGAAGAGCTTACTGTTGACATTCCTGAGAATGTATCGGGTAAAGCAGTAGAAGCAGTTACCTTGAGAAAAGGAGAACTTTCTTCTATGACTCCAAAAGGAGACCGTATGCTGCTTGAGTTCACCATTCCTTCTAGAGGGATTATTGGACTTAGAAATTACCTACTAACTGTTTCGGCCGGTGAGGTAATTATGGCACACCGTTTTAAAGGATTTGAGCCATACAAAGGAGAGATCCCAGGTAGACAAAATGGTTCTTTAATTTCTATGGAAACAGGAACTGCTTTGCCATACTCCCTAAACAAACTGCAAGACAGAGGTAAGTTCTTTGTCGATCCAGGTGAGGAAATATACATGGGGCAGGTTGTTGGAGAAAACTCTAAAGCAGGAGATATGGTAGTTAACCTTACCAAGGGTAAGCAGTTAAATAACATGCGTTCTTCGGGAGCGGATGAGAAAAACAGAATTGCACCTGCAATTAAATTCTCACTAGAAGAGGCTTTAGAATATATCCAGGCAGATGAGTATGTGGAATTAACCCCAAGCTCATTAAGGCTCAGAAAAATTCTTCTTCAGGAGCATGAGAGAAAAAGAGCTGCAAACCCAGCGCTAGCGAAATAA
- a CDS encoding FISUMP domain-containing protein, which yields MKNLATPFSLYLLLFFSSCTQPKKIKNQEISNLKTSHFVDIRDGKKYKTVLIGNQWWMAENLAFKTEGSVQVDGPDNRNYGRLYHWNEALLACPKGWALASDRDWTILETLISDNLNVFPGSTWRGKHGYLLKSLHNWKLDGNGIDKYGFNVHPAGHIIDDSPPEFGYTAGYWTSSGSVESGIAWVRFFAAPKNGVNRLESDINTTLLFCRCIKE from the coding sequence ATGAAAAATCTTGCTACACCATTTTCTTTGTACCTCCTCCTCTTTTTTAGCTCTTGCACCCAACCTAAAAAGATTAAAAATCAGGAAATATCAAACCTGAAAACATCTCATTTTGTAGATATAAGAGATGGGAAAAAATATAAAACTGTTTTAATTGGAAACCAGTGGTGGATGGCCGAAAACCTAGCTTTTAAAACTGAAGGCTCGGTCCAAGTTGATGGTCCCGATAATAGAAATTATGGTAGGCTTTACCATTGGAATGAAGCTCTTTTAGCATGCCCCAAGGGTTGGGCCCTTGCAAGCGATAGGGATTGGACAATTCTGGAAACTTTAATTTCAGACAACTTAAATGTATTTCCAGGATCAACCTGGCGAGGAAAACATGGCTACCTACTAAAATCTCTACATAATTGGAAATTGGACGGAAACGGAATAGATAAATATGGTTTCAATGTGCACCCGGCTGGTCACATTATAGATGATTCTCCACCAGAATTTGGATATACAGCGGGTTATTGGACAAGTTCCGGATCTGTAGAATCTGGAATAGCTTGGGTGCGTTTCTTTGCAGCTCCTAAAAATGGGGTCAATAGATTGGAAAGTGATATTAACACCACTTTGCTCTTCTGTAGATGCATCAAAGAATAA
- a CDS encoding DinB family protein: MLSLLQNEIQLRICEESIPRILHCLDLLSDEEVWFKPNQNCNTVGNLILHLNGNCRQWLLFNLLEIKFQRKRQDEFESRTYSKKDLIEILEGLRSDISANCHRVTEKDLGLEFEIQGINTTGLGIVVHVIEHFSYHTGQIALLTKLIKNQDLGFYGDNTKLDCQ, encoded by the coding sequence ATGTTATCACTCCTACAAAACGAAATTCAACTGAGAATCTGTGAGGAATCCATCCCTAGGATTTTACACTGTTTGGATTTACTTTCTGATGAAGAAGTTTGGTTTAAACCCAACCAAAACTGTAATACCGTGGGAAATCTAATTCTCCACTTAAACGGAAATTGCCGACAATGGCTGCTATTCAACCTGCTGGAAATTAAATTTCAACGCAAACGACAGGACGAGTTCGAAAGCAGAACATATTCAAAAAAAGACTTGATAGAGATTTTGGAAGGATTGAGATCAGATATCTCAGCAAATTGCCACCGAGTTACCGAAAAAGATTTGGGATTGGAGTTCGAAATCCAAGGAATTAATACCACCGGGCTTGGAATAGTGGTACATGTAATTGAACATTTTTCCTACCACACGGGCCAGATTGCTCTACTTACCAAGTTAATAAAGAACCAAGATTTGGGCTTTTACGGGGACAATACGAAGTTAGACTGTCAATGA
- a CDS encoding inositol monophosphatase family protein — MKIQALHTLLGKVEFVAQKAGELIEDAAINRDFLIESKSFNNLVTEVDKKTEERLVSQLGKLLPEAGFIAEEESVAKQSADYQWIIDPIDGTTNFVHGLPLYCISIALAFKSEIILGVIYNPINKELFSAYKGGGAYLNNRPIQVSKAEKMEHSLFATGFPYDDFEREKQYMEILNKLMHNSRGLRRLGSAAIDLAYVACGRFDAFYEYGLNPWDVAAGIIIVKEAGGKISDFKGGNDFLFGEEIIASNGTIHNELQSFIHSGFKSK, encoded by the coding sequence TTGAAAATACAGGCTTTACACACCCTTTTAGGAAAGGTTGAATTTGTTGCCCAAAAAGCGGGAGAACTCATAGAGGACGCCGCAATAAACAGAGATTTTCTCATTGAAAGCAAGTCCTTCAACAACCTGGTAACGGAGGTGGATAAAAAAACCGAGGAGCGCTTGGTTTCACAATTAGGCAAACTTTTACCCGAAGCAGGGTTTATTGCCGAGGAAGAAAGTGTTGCGAAACAAAGTGCAGATTATCAATGGATTATAGACCCAATTGATGGCACTACCAACTTCGTTCACGGCCTGCCTTTGTATTGCATAAGCATAGCTTTAGCCTTTAAAAGTGAAATAATTTTAGGGGTGATCTACAACCCCATAAATAAAGAGTTATTTTCCGCTTATAAAGGCGGAGGCGCCTACCTTAACAATAGACCCATTCAGGTTTCCAAGGCGGAAAAAATGGAGCACTCCCTTTTTGCCACTGGTTTTCCTTATGACGATTTTGAGCGAGAAAAACAGTACATGGAAATCCTCAATAAACTGATGCACAATTCAAGAGGTTTGAGAAGATTGGGATCGGCGGCTATAGATCTTGCCTATGTTGCCTGTGGTAGATTTGATGCGTTTTATGAGTATGGCCTAAATCCCTGGGACGTTGCGGCTGGAATCATCATTGTTAAAGAAGCTGGTGGAAAAATTTCGGATTTTAAAGGCGGAAATGACTTTTTATTTGGAGAAGAAATCATAGCTTCGAACGGTACTATTCACAATGAACTTCAAAGCTTTATTCATAGCGGTTTTAAGTCTAAGTAG
- the mtaB gene encoding tRNA (N(6)-L-threonylcarbamoyladenosine(37)-C(2))-methylthiotransferase MtaB, protein MGQQNRVAFYTLGCKLNFAETSTIGRQFTEAGYAKVSFSESADVYIINTCSVTENADKKCRNIVRKANKLNPDATVIVIGCYAQLKPNEIASIPGVDVVLGANEKFNALEYVHRKEEQAIIAREAIKETKEFIPGFSAGDRTRTFLKVQDGCDYFCSFCTIPLARGRSRSADIATTLKSAKEAIDQGAKEIVLTGVNIGDFGAGTQESFLELIMQLDELPGIERYRISSIEPNLLSDQIIAFVARSKKFMPHFHIPLQSGNDELLAAMRRRYDTSLYTNRIKRIKELMPHACIGVDVIVGFPGETEEHFNVTVNYLKDLDVSYLHVFTYSERANTTALRKDGIVPKNIRYERTRQLNILSDKLKRAFYDTQLGATRTVLWEKDNHDGFMQGYTDNYVRVSAAYQPDKANSCEFIALESIDSNGNVNAIPVVTEKA, encoded by the coding sequence ATGGGGCAACAGAACAGGGTAGCTTTTTACACATTGGGATGTAAACTGAATTTCGCGGAGACATCCACCATAGGCAGACAATTTACCGAAGCGGGTTACGCCAAAGTGAGTTTTTCTGAATCGGCTGATGTATATATAATTAATACCTGCTCGGTAACTGAAAATGCGGATAAAAAATGCCGCAATATTGTTAGAAAAGCCAATAAACTGAATCCCGATGCAACCGTTATTGTAATTGGTTGTTACGCCCAGCTTAAACCCAATGAAATAGCCAGCATTCCTGGAGTGGATGTTGTTTTAGGAGCCAACGAAAAGTTTAATGCTTTAGAATACGTTCACCGCAAAGAAGAACAGGCAATTATCGCCAGGGAAGCTATAAAAGAAACCAAAGAGTTTATTCCCGGATTCAGTGCGGGCGATAGAACCAGAACCTTTTTAAAAGTGCAAGATGGATGCGATTACTTCTGTTCCTTTTGCACCATTCCCCTAGCGCGAGGTAGAAGCAGATCGGCAGATATAGCCACTACCTTAAAATCGGCCAAAGAAGCAATAGACCAAGGTGCAAAGGAGATTGTACTTACAGGAGTTAACATTGGCGACTTTGGAGCGGGTACGCAAGAGTCTTTTTTAGAACTTATCATGCAGCTCGACGAGCTTCCCGGTATTGAACGCTACCGAATCTCAAGCATAGAACCCAACCTACTTTCAGACCAAATTATAGCCTTCGTAGCGCGCAGTAAAAAGTTTATGCCTCACTTTCATATCCCTCTACAATCGGGAAATGACGAGCTGTTGGCAGCCATGCGCAGAAGGTATGACACCTCACTTTATACGAATAGAATAAAGCGAATTAAGGAGTTAATGCCCCACGCTTGTATTGGTGTAGATGTTATAGTTGGTTTCCCTGGAGAAACCGAAGAGCATTTTAACGTAACGGTAAATTATCTTAAGGATTTAGACGTATCCTATCTTCACGTATTTACCTACTCCGAAAGAGCGAACACTACTGCATTGCGAAAGGATGGTATTGTACCTAAAAACATTCGATACGAGCGTACCAGACAGTTAAATATCCTATCGGACAAGCTTAAAAGAGCATTCTACGATACTCAGTTAGGTGCCACCCGTACCGTACTCTGGGAAAAGGATAACCACGATGGATTTATGCAGGGCTATACCGATAATTACGTAAGAGTAAGTGCGGCATATCAACCCGATAAAGCAAATAGCTGCGAATTTATCGCGCTAGAATCAATAGACAGCAATGGCAATGTAAATGCCATTCCCGTTGTAACCGAAAAAGCATAA
- a CDS encoding TlpA family protein disulfide reductase has translation MIRHLYLFSVSFLFCSSLFCQYEFVVINTDKNPVVEAIAIYQSSDLGEDLFTIKIDSKEDFYFLRDQSSLALIKFTYKQDNRWERDGYYWYNERDSLKPNELILNTGKLFYSPAILQSNFSNGIAAAVWKIEEHLKENGLAIPVLFSNTKLELISVKDVRLKASNRKINRIFSELISMHSGNQDVLDYILFRKNLCLLQKGAMVSSDSLQPIYRFLFHLAKARLKLVEQLAVMDPQSIRDTIAFYLDHKSAYDRLALLEYAESNYLISGRQEDYYNLLGSIIQKEHDKSVTRYIKVLQDSFEERNLVKGDQRLPSLENLRSLEIVDLNKPSGKFRLLDFWATWCKPCINSFPHLIELHNEFENLEVIGVNVEMDAENPLKFLDKNPELDWLQLIDYGNQKFKQNFKIIGYPWYILIDPDGHVVNTNLPHNKEDLRNYLGEVLLSKE, from the coding sequence ATGATAAGGCATCTCTATCTATTTTCTGTTAGTTTTTTGTTTTGTAGCTCCCTGTTTTGCCAGTATGAGTTTGTTGTTATTAATACTGATAAAAATCCAGTAGTAGAGGCAATTGCTATATATCAGTCCTCAGATTTGGGTGAAGATTTATTTACAATAAAAATTGACTCCAAAGAAGACTTCTATTTCTTAAGGGATCAAAGTAGTTTGGCGCTGATTAAGTTTACCTATAAACAGGATAATAGGTGGGAACGGGACGGCTATTATTGGTACAACGAAAGGGATTCTTTAAAACCAAATGAACTGATTCTGAACACAGGTAAATTATTTTACTCTCCAGCCATATTGCAATCAAACTTTTCAAATGGGATTGCGGCGGCTGTATGGAAAATCGAGGAGCATCTAAAGGAAAATGGTTTAGCCATACCGGTTTTGTTTTCCAATACTAAGCTAGAGCTTATATCTGTTAAAGATGTAAGACTTAAGGCTTCCAATCGCAAAATCAATCGCATATTTTCGGAGTTGATAAGCATGCACTCAGGGAATCAGGATGTCTTGGACTATATTCTATTTCGTAAAAATTTATGTCTACTTCAAAAAGGTGCCATGGTATCAAGTGATTCCTTACAACCCATTTATAGATTTCTTTTTCATTTAGCGAAAGCTAGATTAAAACTAGTTGAACAGTTGGCAGTAATGGATCCACAAAGTATCAGGGATACAATTGCCTTTTACCTCGACCATAAATCAGCGTACGATAGATTGGCATTATTGGAATACGCAGAATCAAATTACCTTATTTCAGGTAGGCAAGAGGATTATTATAACCTTTTGGGTAGTATAATCCAAAAGGAGCATGACAAATCTGTTACCAGGTATATAAAGGTTCTACAAGATTCTTTTGAAGAGAGAAATTTGGTTAAGGGAGATCAAAGGTTACCATCGCTGGAAAATCTACGCTCTTTGGAAATCGTTGATCTGAATAAACCTTCTGGGAAGTTTCGATTATTAGACTTTTGGGCAACTTGGTGCAAGCCCTGCATTAATTCATTTCCTCATTTAATAGAACTTCACAATGAATTTGAAAATTTAGAAGTAATAGGAGTAAATGTCGAAATGGATGCTGAAAATCCTTTGAAATTCTTGGATAAGAACCCTGAATTAGATTGGTTGCAGTTAATAGATTATGGTAATCAAAAGTTTAAACAGAATTTTAAAATTATTGGTTACCCTTGGTATATTCTGATCGATCCAGATGGTCATGTTGTAAATACTAACCTTCCGCATAATAAAGAAGACCTAAGGAATTACTTGGGTGAGGTTTTATTATCCAAGGAATAA
- a CDS encoding YdeI/OmpD-associated family protein, whose protein sequence is MKRYSSPEEYIEAHPQWKDQLEQLRTVLNSTGMEEKMKWGIPVYCVDNKNVVGLGAFKGFCGLWFFYGAILADSLNILEQAQEGTKHMRHWKFFEGDQVEPEKIKPYLIEAAEKVDLAPKPERSKKTVIPELLQAKLDENAELSKKFKQLTPFKQREYCEHIDSAKQEKTKISRLEKAIPMILEGKGLHDKYRR, encoded by the coding sequence ATGAAAAGGTATAGCAGCCCCGAAGAATATATAGAAGCACACCCTCAGTGGAAGGATCAATTAGAACAGTTGAGAACTGTACTTAATTCTACTGGTATGGAGGAAAAAATGAAATGGGGAATTCCGGTGTACTGCGTGGATAACAAAAATGTTGTCGGATTGGGCGCATTTAAAGGCTTTTGCGGACTCTGGTTCTTCTATGGAGCTATTCTAGCCGATTCATTAAACATTTTGGAGCAAGCCCAAGAGGGCACCAAACATATGCGCCATTGGAAATTTTTTGAGGGAGATCAAGTGGAACCCGAAAAAATAAAGCCTTATTTAATAGAGGCTGCCGAAAAAGTAGACCTAGCCCCTAAACCAGAAAGAAGCAAGAAAACTGTGATTCCAGAACTGCTACAGGCCAAGCTGGATGAAAATGCGGAATTAAGCAAAAAGTTTAAGCAGCTAACGCCCTTTAAGCAAAGAGAATATTGCGAGCATATCGATTCGGCTAAACAGGAAAAAACCAAAATTTCGAGACTGGAAAAGGCCATACCCATGATTTTGGAAGGTAAGGGCTTGCATGATAAGTACAGGAGGTAA
- a CDS encoding metallophosphoesterase family protein → MEKIKSIKIPGNRLLVFGGVYSNLEALNALQEFAAFNGFSPNEIICTGDIVGYCANPKESLETVAKWGIHSIAGNVELQLKNNEDDCGCDFDENSRCDVFSKQWYPFAKERIGENELEFIGQLPEFLKFEFGGINYAVVHGSYFNTSEFIFKSTPWTAKARNFEALEADCILSGHGGIPFYDFNDNKAWINAGVIGMPANDGTTKTWCCVLETTYKDLSVQFHQLKYDNVLAAEKMRKEKLPEAYAKTLETGIWDNCDILPPAETELQGKKLAFNPEIHEKV, encoded by the coding sequence ATGGAAAAAATCAAATCGATAAAAATTCCTGGAAATCGACTTCTTGTTTTTGGAGGTGTATACAGTAATTTAGAAGCTTTAAATGCCCTACAAGAATTTGCCGCTTTTAATGGTTTTAGCCCCAATGAAATAATTTGTACCGGTGACATTGTAGGCTATTGTGCCAACCCTAAAGAATCCTTGGAAACGGTTGCCAAATGGGGAATACACAGTATCGCTGGGAATGTGGAACTCCAATTAAAGAACAATGAGGACGACTGCGGCTGCGATTTTGATGAAAACTCCCGATGTGATGTATTCTCAAAACAATGGTACCCTTTTGCAAAGGAAAGAATTGGTGAAAACGAGTTAGAATTTATTGGGCAACTCCCCGAATTCCTGAAATTTGAGTTTGGTGGAATAAACTATGCAGTGGTGCACGGCTCCTACTTTAATACCTCAGAATTCATATTCAAATCTACCCCATGGACCGCGAAAGCACGAAACTTTGAGGCTTTAGAGGCGGATTGTATTTTATCGGGACATGGCGGTATTCCCTTTTATGATTTTAATGATAACAAAGCCTGGATTAACGCAGGAGTAATTGGTATGCCTGCAAATGATGGTACTACCAAAACCTGGTGCTGTGTTCTTGAAACAACCTACAAAGACCTAAGTGTTCAGTTTCACCAACTGAAATACGACAACGTCTTAGCCGCTGAAAAAATGCGCAAAGAAAAATTACCAGAAGCTTACGCAAAAACTCTGGAAACAGGAATTTGGGATAATTGTGATATTTTGCCTCCCGCAGAAACCGAACTGCAAGGAAAAAAGTTAGCATTCAATCCAGAAATTCATGAAAAGGTATAG
- a CDS encoding sodium:solute symporter family transporter, whose product MDLISWQWILIIASSLVLFFISPWSKTTDQFFKARGIKNNTPSLYTLTASLVISWIFAKSITNAADLGNSYGFPGGFFYAAYYLSFIVCGWIIYQLRKLGYSSIHHFLKTKFGRSALVFFSILICFRLFNEVWSNTMVIGSYFGDQGSTGYYASILVFTALTLAYTIKGGLKSSLLTDVIQLALFAVLLAIILFKIFPVYENPSKLFTTGTWHWSNGLNLLGVVFIQIFSYPFHDPVMTDRGFVSDEKVTLKSYFLATFIGIICISLFSLVGVHAKLTGLENPAAVSVAKYFGPGLMLVMNVIMVTSAASTLDSTFSSFSKLAIQDLKLGNFSVKSGRISMLILGIAGTVPILFSPTILSATTISGTMVLGLAPVFLLKKMHAPKLSFHLSVGAGVLVGMLLAFGVIKGSWAGLNGPYADLLFANILGTFLTFSGYLLPVLWKKSNR is encoded by the coding sequence ATGGACTTAATTTCCTGGCAATGGATCTTAATAATAGCATCAAGTTTGGTGCTATTTTTTATTTCACCTTGGTCTAAGACCACAGACCAATTCTTTAAAGCGAGGGGTATTAAAAATAATACCCCCTCCCTTTACACCCTAACGGCAAGTTTGGTTATCAGTTGGATATTTGCCAAAAGCATAACCAACGCAGCCGATTTGGGGAATAGTTACGGTTTTCCCGGAGGGTTCTTTTATGCTGCCTACTACCTTAGTTTTATCGTTTGTGGATGGATAATTTATCAACTTAGGAAACTTGGGTACAGCTCCATCCACCATTTTTTAAAAACGAAATTCGGACGTTCCGCCCTTGTATTTTTCTCCATTTTAATCTGTTTCCGCCTCTTTAATGAGGTTTGGAGCAACACCATGGTGATAGGATCTTACTTTGGAGATCAGGGAAGCACTGGCTATTATGCCTCTATTCTGGTTTTTACTGCCCTAACCCTAGCATACACCATCAAAGGAGGATTAAAAAGCTCCCTACTTACGGATGTTATTCAATTGGCACTATTTGCTGTTCTTTTGGCTATCATCCTCTTTAAGATATTTCCCGTTTACGAAAACCCCAGTAAGCTTTTCACCACGGGTACATGGCACTGGAGCAATGGACTAAACCTGTTAGGGGTCGTTTTTATTCAGATATTCTCCTACCCTTTTCACGATCCAGTTATGACGGATCGTGGTTTTGTTAGCGACGAAAAAGTAACCCTTAAGTCGTATTTCTTAGCCACTTTTATTGGAATCATTTGCATATCTCTATTTTCCCTGGTGGGCGTTCATGCAAAGCTCACCGGTTTAGAAAATCCTGCAGCCGTTAGTGTGGCAAAATACTTTGGACCCGGTCTTATGCTGGTGATGAATGTAATTATGGTAACCTCCGCAGCCAGTACTTTGGATTCTACCTTTTCCTCCTTTTCAAAATTGGCTATTCAGGATCTGAAACTCGGAAATTTCTCTGTAAAATCCGGACGCATTAGCATGCTAATACTAGGTATTGCGGGAACCGTTCCTATTCTATTTTCCCCAACCATCTTATCCGCAACCACCATAAGCGGAACCATGGTTCTAGGACTTGCTCCCGTGTTTTTACTAAAGAAAATGCATGCTCCCAAGTTGTCTTTTCATTTAAGTGTTGGAGCCGGAGTTTTGGTCGGAATGTTATTGGCTTTTGGAGTAATTAAAGGATCTTGGGCAGGATTAAATGGACCCTACGCAGACCTACTTTTCGCCAATATTTTAGGAACATTTTTAACTTTTTCTGGATACCTTTTGCCCGTTTTATGGAAAAAATCAAATCGATAA
- a CDS encoding SusD/RagB family nutrient-binding outer membrane lipoprotein: MRKLLYINILFSALAFVGCTKDFEDINTNQNAPVSVEPEFLLRQVSYDFAEEMSYEGFVAGNLLSQHFAMVDFNLFDRHSLSEPQLGGNPWPFIYTNLRDNEILLAKSQETSVYDVYEGPALVLKAYFAMALTDIYGDAPYFEAFRAKEGIINPKYSSQENIYMAEGGILDNLRKASTFFENYTGGNSLAGDIIFNGDLSQWAKFANSLRIKALMRISSKMDVSTELTTLVNAGNYIAENADNAVVDFTDGKPNNFRMANLRDGDFNLYTLSLTSEEILNDLGDPRIATFYRTENDTSSLYRGILNGRNASNSISLDSVSLTGTIFRENAGVLEANYLTAWETNFLIAEAIERGYVTGSAKSFYDKAVQQAFDYWNTTMPTDYLTTGNAAYGANGANTIEQIITQKWIAQIINGYEAWIEWRRTGFPALKTIEASLNNNLIPVRMPYPTDEEALNAFNYQQAAANTDGNSVNAPVWWDE, translated from the coding sequence ATGAGAAAATTACTATACATAAATATCCTTTTTTCAGCGCTTGCATTTGTTGGCTGTACTAAGGATTTCGAGGATATAAATACCAACCAAAACGCTCCGGTTTCCGTTGAACCAGAATTCCTGTTAAGACAAGTATCATACGATTTTGCAGAGGAAATGAGTTACGAAGGATTCGTTGCAGGAAATCTACTAAGCCAACACTTTGCCATGGTAGATTTTAACCTTTTTGACCGACACAGTCTAAGTGAACCACAATTAGGAGGAAACCCCTGGCCATTTATATATACCAACTTAAGGGACAACGAGATTCTTTTAGCAAAATCTCAGGAAACCAGTGTTTACGATGTCTACGAGGGACCTGCATTGGTGCTTAAGGCCTACTTTGCTATGGCCCTTACCGATATTTATGGCGACGCTCCTTATTTCGAAGCTTTTAGAGCCAAAGAAGGAATAATTAACCCTAAATACAGTAGCCAGGAAAATATTTACATGGCAGAGGGTGGAATTTTAGATAACCTGAGAAAAGCATCCACCTTTTTTGAAAATTATACGGGTGGCAATAGCTTAGCTGGAGACATTATTTTTAATGGAGACCTAAGTCAGTGGGCCAAATTCGCTAACTCCCTTCGAATTAAAGCGCTAATGCGCATAAGTTCTAAAATGGATGTATCTACCGAATTAACTACTCTGGTAAACGCTGGAAATTACATTGCCGAAAATGCAGACAACGCCGTGGTAGATTTCACCGATGGAAAGCCTAATAATTTTAGAATGGCTAACCTAAGAGATGGAGATTTCAACCTTTACACCTTGTCGCTTACATCAGAAGAAATTCTTAATGACCTAGGCGACCCTAGAATTGCAACCTTTTACAGAACCGAAAACGACACATCGAGCCTGTACAGAGGAATTTTAAATGGAAGAAATGCATCTAACTCTATTTCTTTGGATTCCGTTTCCCTAACCGGTACCATTTTCAGAGAAAATGCTGGAGTTCTGGAAGCAAATTACCTAACGGCATGGGAAACCAACTTCCTTATTGCCGAAGCCATAGAAAGAGGATATGTTACCGGAAGCGCTAAATCTTTTTACGATAAAGCGGTGCAACAAGCATTTGATTATTGGAACACCACTATGCCTACAGATTACCTAACCACAGGAAATGCGGCCTATGGAGCAAATGGGGCAAACACCATAGAACAAATCATTACTCAAAAATGGATTGCTCAAATTATTAATGGTTACGAGGCATGGATAGAATGGCGTAGAACAGGATTTCCTGCTCTTAAAACCATTGAGGCAAGTTTAAATAACAACCTCATTCCTGTTCGTATGCCTTACCCTACGGATGAAGAGGCTCTCAATGCATTTAACTACCAACAAGCTGCAGCCAACACCGATGGAAATAGTGTTAATGCACCTGTTTGGTGGGATGAATAA